The Rhizoctonia solani chromosome 14, complete sequence genome has a segment encoding these proteins:
- a CDS encoding F-box-like protein, which yields MACFEELPDVVLYAILAHLELRRDLATCCLVSKYLKDLATSSLYDTVYLGFASHLDQIARRFVAEGIVAAQAREPTKSRLSKKCTGSYVRCLIFDDNRYTTLYKRDELLCDYSISDFQPAIPYLKNLRTLAWRSQWLPEKTALFTSLRTHCSLLRSVEIHNWYHIFDPIPDHYADSLFGFTNLDRLAINSKFLAHGQNRLPESIIAMIRASANLKSLELNLGEPSTETDRTWSPNKLFKEVGLVFPGLHTLRLGGRIAVQWPLTLSKGSTFFHLFFEKHQALESISLAWAPGLNEQNDLGPEVVTSLFPSVRHFEGPAFLCVSVLRSPLALQLESLSILDKQLGISKTQHINQLANAADSLPNLSVLNFYLESDPQAQYRAIKEISRIAPKLREICVQALQIDLRMSIVEGLKHASNLRKLTARVSVVTPKALRALLNVCPRLEELQDTYKPHAIRSWRVMHGPAGVELRPLDKPS from the exons ATGGCTTGTTTTGAAGAATTACCTGATGTGGTTCTTTATGCCATCTTGGCGCATCTAGAGCTCCGACGAGATTTAGCAACCTGCTGCTTAGTATCAAAATACCTGAAAGATCTTGCAACTTCTAGTCTATATGATACAGTCTATCTCGGCTTCGCTAGTCACTTGGATCAGATTGCTCGACGTTTTGTGGCAGAAGGTATAGTAGCTGCACAAGCCAGAGAGCCGACCAAATCTCGTCTCTCTAAAAAATGTACTGGGTCCTACGTCCGGTGTTTGATTTTTGACGACAACCGGTACACCACACTATACAAACGTGATGAACTTCTCTGCGACTACTCAATTTCGGACTTTCAGCCTGCTATCCCTTACTTGAAGAACTTGAGGACTCTTGCCTGGAGATCTCAATGGCTACCCGAGAAAACGGCATTGTTTACTTCTTTGAGGACTCACTGTAGTCTCTTGCGCTCGGTTGAAATTCATAATTGGTACCACATATTTGATCCTATCCCGG ATCACTATGCGGACTCC CTATTTGGATTCACGAACCTCGACCGTCTGGCTAtcaactccaagttcttAGCACACG GACAGAATCGGCTACCCGAGTCCATAATTGCAATGATACGAGCGTCTGCTAATCTTAAATCCCTAGAGCTTAATCTGGGAGAACCCAGCACGGAAACCGACAGGACATGGTCACCAAACAAACTATTCAAAGAGGTGGGGCTCGTATTTCCAGGGCTCCACACCCTGCGCTTGGGCGGCCGTATAGCTGTACAGTGGCCTCTAACGCTTTCAAAAGGATCCACTTTCTTTCACTTGTTCTTTGAAAAACACCAAGCCCTCGAATCGATATCACTTGCATGGGCGCCCGGCTTAAATGAGCAGAACGATTTGGGCCCGGAAGTCGTTACCTCACTATTCCCATCCGTTCGCCATTTTGAAGGACCCGCTTTTCTGTGCGTGTCGGTTCTCCGCTCGCCTTTGGCACTTCAGCTCGAGAGCTTGAGTATACTTGATAAGCAACTTGGAATCAGCAAGACACAACATATCAACCAATTAGCAAATGCTGCGGACAGCTTACCAAACCTCTCGGTGCTCAATTTTTATTTGGAATCTGACCCTCAAGCACAATATCGGGCCATCAAGGAAATTTCTCGAATAGCTCCTAAATTACGTGAAATTTGCGTGCAAGCTTTACAGATTGACCTAAGA ATGTCGATTGTCGAGGGGTTGAAGCATGCATCGAATCTTCGCAAACTGACCGCCAGAGTCTCTGTGGTTACCCCCAAAGCTTTGCGAGCGCTATTGAACGTGTGTCCTCGACTCGAAGAGCTGCAAGATACTTATAAACCTCATGCCATTCGAAGCTGGAGGGTTATGCATGGACCAGCTGGTGTAGAATTGCGACCTTTGGATAAACCAAGTTGA